Proteins co-encoded in one Streptomyces sp. NBC_01283 genomic window:
- a CDS encoding XRE family transcriptional regulator, translating to MDDLSQLLQQTMRRRHLTPQAIADKTGIRTPRIRAFAQDGAEGPVRPTDEELAELAGALALPAIKDTARPTAAATSP from the coding sequence ATGGACGACCTGTCTCAGCTACTCCAACAGACCATGCGCCGCCGTCATCTGACGCCGCAGGCGATCGCTGACAAGACCGGGATCCGCACCCCGCGCATCCGGGCCTTCGCGCAGGACGGCGCCGAGGGGCCCGTCCGCCCGACCGACGAGGAACTGGCCGAACTGGCCGGCGCCCTCGCCCTGCCCGCCATCAAGGACACCGCGCGGCCCACGGCCGCGGCAACCTCTCCTTGA
- a CDS encoding lactonase family protein: protein MVGRHGDSQRAYIGSFTAAGGPGILTAAVDPDSGALTVLGGTDSLADPSYLALSAAGDTLYAVSETSGGAVAAYRLNGDKPEPAGPPVAVGGDAPTHLALHAGHVLTANYGSGSVTAVPLRSDGSLAPAPSGVLAHTGAGPHPQRQQRPHAHQVLPDPSGRWVVSVDLGTDSVRVCELSAAGEPTLHREIALRPGSGPRHLVFHPRGDRAYVLNELAPTLTICAWDASEGALRPLGEAAVLPGPADGDGEAFPSEVVVAPDGRFLWTATRGQDVISVLALDEAGDRPRLTATVPCGGHWPRDLAIDPSGRFLYAANERSGDVTWFAVDPETGIPRRAGSIEAPAASCVIFN from the coding sequence GTGGTCGGCAGGCACGGCGACAGTCAACGGGCGTACATCGGGTCCTTCACCGCGGCGGGCGGGCCCGGGATCCTCACCGCTGCCGTCGACCCGGACAGTGGTGCGCTGACCGTGCTCGGCGGGACGGACAGTCTCGCGGACCCCTCGTACCTCGCCCTGTCGGCTGCGGGCGACACGCTCTACGCCGTCAGCGAGACGTCCGGCGGGGCCGTCGCCGCGTACCGCCTGAACGGCGACAAGCCCGAACCGGCCGGGCCGCCGGTCGCGGTCGGCGGGGACGCGCCCACGCATCTCGCCCTGCACGCCGGCCACGTCCTCACCGCCAACTACGGCTCCGGCAGCGTCACCGCCGTGCCCCTGCGCTCCGACGGCAGCCTCGCACCCGCACCGTCGGGCGTCCTCGCGCACACCGGCGCGGGACCCCATCCGCAGCGCCAGCAGCGCCCGCACGCCCATCAGGTGCTGCCCGATCCGAGCGGCCGCTGGGTGGTGAGCGTCGACCTCGGCACCGATTCCGTACGCGTCTGTGAGCTCTCGGCGGCGGGCGAGCCGACCCTGCACCGGGAGATCGCGCTGCGGCCCGGCTCGGGACCCCGGCATCTCGTGTTCCACCCGCGCGGCGATCGCGCGTACGTCCTGAACGAGCTCGCCCCCACCCTCACGATCTGCGCCTGGGACGCCTCCGAGGGGGCACTCAGGCCGCTCGGCGAGGCGGCCGTCCTGCCGGGCCCCGCGGACGGCGACGGCGAGGCGTTCCCCTCCGAGGTCGTCGTGGCCCCCGACGGCCGCTTCCTGTGGACCGCGACCCGCGGTCAGGACGTCATCTCGGTGCTCGCCCTCGACGAGGCGGGCGACCGGCCGCGGCTCACCGCCACCGTGCCGTGCGGCGGCCACTGGCCGCGTGACCTGGCCATCGACCCGTCGGGCCGGTTCCTGTACGCGGCCAACGAGCGCTCCGGCGACGTGACCTGGTTCGCCGTGGACCCGGAGACGGGCATCCCCCGGCGCGCGGGCTCGATCGAGGCTCCCGCCGCCTCCTGCGTGATCTTCAACTGA
- a CDS encoding sirohydrochlorin chelatase — protein sequence MSSSTGPASGLPVRMPRPRQPGRHRRPEPVAAPENAPALVLAVPGVPSSATRSLAEEVVSIARSELPGLDARIGYLDGTEDATVTSFPEFPSLHSVLAHAVNERTARFEQARAAGADVAEPDGPVAVVVPLLAGPDNALMRRVRQAVMDSRAPAELTDVLGPHPLLAEGLHVRLSEAGLARADRARLFTVATAADGIVLATVGGEEAVQAAGITGMLLAARLAVPVMAAALDQEGAIANTAEELRGSGSTQLALAPYLIGPEIDGSLLDAAAKEAGCAVAESLGAYPAIGKLALSKYTSALGIAPQQPSGAPVH from the coding sequence ATGAGCTCCTCCACTGGGCCCGCATCAGGCCTGCCCGTACGAATGCCGCGACCCCGCCAGCCCGGGCGGCACCGCCGCCCGGAGCCCGTGGCGGCTCCCGAGAACGCGCCCGCGCTCGTTCTCGCCGTACCGGGCGTACCCAGCAGCGCCACGCGCAGCCTCGCCGAAGAGGTCGTGAGCATCGCACGCTCCGAGCTCCCCGGCCTCGACGCCCGCATCGGGTACCTCGACGGGACCGAGGACGCCACGGTCACCTCGTTCCCGGAGTTCCCCTCGCTGCACTCCGTGCTCGCGCACGCCGTCAACGAACGCACCGCACGCTTCGAGCAGGCGCGCGCCGCGGGTGCGGACGTCGCCGAGCCCGACGGCCCCGTGGCCGTCGTGGTCCCCCTCCTCGCCGGTCCCGACAACGCGCTGATGCGGCGCGTGCGCCAGGCCGTGATGGACAGCCGCGCCCCCGCCGAGCTGACGGACGTCCTCGGCCCGCACCCGCTGCTCGCCGAGGGACTGCACGTGCGCCTGTCGGAGGCCGGTCTGGCCCGTGCCGACCGCGCCCGGCTGTTCACGGTGGCCACCGCGGCGGACGGCATCGTCCTCGCCACGGTCGGCGGCGAGGAGGCCGTGCAGGCCGCCGGGATCACCGGCATGCTGCTCGCGGCCCGCCTCGCGGTGCCGGTGATGGCCGCCGCGCTCGACCAGGAGGGCGCCATCGCGAACACCGCCGAGGAGCTGCGCGGCTCCGGCTCCACGCAGCTGGCGCTCGCCCCGTACCTGATCGGTCCCGAGATCGACGGCAGCCTCCTCGACGCGGCCGCCAAGGAGGCCGGCTGCGCGGTCGCCGAGTCGCTCGGCGCCTACCCGGCGATCGGCAAGCTGGCCCTCTCCAAGTACACGTCGGCGCTCGGGATCGCCCCGCAGCAGCCGTCGGGCGCGCCGGTCCACTGA
- a CDS encoding N-acetylglucosamine kinase, with protein MTDAPCVLGVDSGGSGMRVALGLPGGAGRPPPVSSNKPVRTGARGIDAGHFIEQLLPMARELLARSGAGQVTAVAVGAAGMATLGDDLRAQLPGALHEALGVRRLALAADAVTAYAGALGDRPGAVVAAGTGMIAIGTDLAAWQRADGWGHLLGDCGGGAWIGRAGLDAAMRAFDGRRGGSKALLARAEELFGPAPGLPGELYPRTDRPAMLASFAPEVAHCAPEDPVAEAILRDAARHIAEAAAAVCPASDVAGQGVQPEVALTGGLFKMGDALLGPVRAELKDLLRHVRLVTAAGDPLDGALLIAADTGADRLRLPLDPRMLTLHTEYDS; from the coding sequence GTGACGGACGCCCCGTGCGTCCTCGGCGTCGACTCGGGCGGCTCCGGCATGCGGGTCGCCCTCGGCCTGCCGGGCGGGGCCGGCCGCCCGCCCCCGGTGAGTTCGAACAAACCCGTGCGGACGGGTGCGCGCGGAATCGACGCCGGGCACTTCATCGAGCAACTCCTGCCCATGGCAAGGGAGTTGCTCGCACGGTCAGGTGCCGGACAGGTCACCGCTGTCGCCGTCGGCGCGGCGGGCATGGCGACGCTCGGCGACGATCTGCGCGCACAGTTGCCGGGCGCCCTCCACGAGGCTCTGGGCGTACGGCGCCTGGCGCTCGCCGCGGACGCCGTCACCGCGTACGCGGGCGCGCTCGGCGACCGCCCCGGCGCGGTCGTCGCCGCGGGCACCGGCATGATCGCGATCGGCACTGACCTGGCGGCCTGGCAGCGCGCCGACGGCTGGGGGCATCTGCTCGGCGACTGCGGCGGCGGCGCCTGGATCGGCCGCGCGGGCCTCGATGCGGCGATGCGGGCGTTCGACGGCAGACGCGGCGGCTCGAAGGCGCTGCTCGCCCGCGCCGAGGAGCTTTTCGGCCCCGCGCCGGGACTGCCCGGCGAGCTCTATCCCCGTACGGACCGGCCCGCGATGCTCGCCTCGTTCGCACCCGAAGTGGCGCACTGCGCCCCCGAGGACCCCGTGGCCGAAGCGATCCTGCGGGACGCCGCCCGGCACATCGCCGAAGCGGCGGCGGCCGTCTGCCCGGCGTCCGACGTGGCGGGTCAGGGGGTGCAGCCCGAAGTCGCCCTGACCGGAGGCCTGTTCAAGATGGGCGACGCACTGCTGGGCCCGGTGCGCGCGGAGCTGAAGGACCTCCTGCGGCATGTGCGACTGGTCACAGCCGCCGGTGATCCGCTGGACGGCGCCCTGCTCATCGCCGCCGACACCGGCGCGGACCGCCTGCGTCTGCCGCTCGACCCACGCATGCTCACCTTGCACACCGAATACGACAGTTGA
- a CDS encoding uracil-DNA glycosylase → MASRPLHEIVEAGWAKALEPVAGKISEMGDFLRAEIAAGRTYLPAGPNVLRAFQQPFDEVRVLIVGQDPYPTPGHAVGLSFSVAPEVRPLPGSLINIYREMGSDLGVPQPSNGDLTPWTQQGVLLLNKALTTAPGRPAAHRGKGWEEVTEQAIKALAARGRPLVSILWGRDARNLRPLLGPLPSVESSHPSPMSADRGFFGSRPFSRANDLLVQQGGQPVDWRLP, encoded by the coding sequence GTGGCATCACGACCTTTGCATGAAATCGTCGAGGCGGGCTGGGCGAAGGCCCTCGAACCCGTCGCCGGGAAGATCTCCGAGATGGGCGACTTCCTGCGCGCGGAGATCGCCGCGGGACGCACCTACCTCCCGGCCGGGCCGAACGTCCTGCGCGCGTTCCAGCAGCCGTTCGACGAGGTGCGGGTGCTGATCGTCGGCCAGGACCCCTATCCGACCCCCGGGCACGCGGTGGGTCTGTCGTTCTCGGTCGCGCCCGAGGTGCGCCCGCTGCCCGGCAGCCTCATCAACATCTACCGCGAGATGGGCTCCGACCTGGGCGTCCCGCAGCCGTCGAACGGCGATCTGACGCCCTGGACGCAGCAGGGCGTCCTGCTGCTCAACAAGGCGCTCACCACGGCCCCGGGGCGTCCCGCCGCGCACCGGGGCAAGGGCTGGGAGGAGGTCACCGAGCAGGCCATCAAGGCGCTCGCCGCCCGCGGCCGGCCCCTCGTCTCCATCCTGTGGGGACGTGACGCCCGCAATCTGCGGCCGCTGCTCGGCCCGCTGCCGTCGGTCGAGTCCTCGCACCCGTCGCCGATGTCGGCGGACCGCGGCTTCTTCGGCTCGCGCCCCTTCAGCCGGGCCAATGACCTCCTCGTCCAGCAGGGCGGGCAGCCGGTGGACTGGCGGCTTCCGTGA
- a CDS encoding WD40/YVTN/BNR-like repeat-containing protein: protein MAEIILTVGTRKGLFIGRRRGGSNTWRFDDGPYFNAQAVYSVGIDTRGSTPRLLVGGDSSHFGPSVFHSDDLGKTWTEPPEAAVKFPKDTGASLERVWQLHPAAAEPDVVYAGTEPAALYKSRDRGETFELVRPLWEHPTRDRWVPGGGGEGLHTILTDPRDPDAVTVAVSTAGVFRTLDGGRSWAPSNNGVSAAFLPDPNPEFGQCVHKVARDAVDPDRLYLQNHWGVFRSDDSGGHWTDIGEGLPSDFGFTAVAHPHRADTAYVFPINADMDRVPADHRCRVYRTSDAGKSWEPLSAGLPADDHYGTVLRDAMCSDGQDPAGIYFGNRNGEVYASADDGDSWRELASHLPDVLCVRAAAIG, encoded by the coding sequence ATGGCCGAGATCATCCTGACCGTAGGCACCCGCAAAGGCCTCTTCATCGGTCGCAGGCGCGGCGGCTCGAACACCTGGCGGTTCGACGACGGCCCGTACTTCAACGCCCAGGCCGTCTATTCGGTGGGCATCGACACCCGCGGCAGTACGCCCCGCCTCCTGGTGGGCGGCGACAGTTCCCATTTCGGCCCGTCCGTCTTCCACTCCGACGACCTCGGCAAGACCTGGACGGAGCCGCCCGAGGCGGCCGTCAAGTTCCCGAAGGACACCGGGGCGTCCCTGGAGCGGGTCTGGCAACTGCACCCGGCCGCCGCCGAACCGGACGTCGTGTACGCGGGCACCGAACCGGCGGCCCTGTACAAGTCGCGGGACCGGGGCGAGACCTTCGAGCTCGTGCGGCCGCTCTGGGAGCACCCCACGCGCGACCGGTGGGTGCCGGGAGGCGGCGGCGAGGGCCTGCACACCATCCTGACCGACCCGCGCGACCCCGACGCGGTGACGGTCGCCGTCTCCACCGCCGGTGTCTTCCGCACCCTGGACGGCGGCCGGAGCTGGGCGCCGTCGAACAACGGCGTCTCCGCGGCCTTCCTGCCGGACCCGAACCCGGAGTTCGGCCAGTGCGTGCACAAGGTCGCGCGGGACGCCGTCGACCCGGACCGCCTGTATCTGCAGAACCACTGGGGCGTGTTCCGCAGCGACGACTCGGGCGGGCACTGGACGGACATCGGCGAGGGCCTGCCCTCCGACTTCGGCTTCACCGCCGTCGCCCACCCGCACCGCGCCGACACGGCCTACGTCTTCCCGATCAACGCCGACATGGACCGCGTCCCCGCCGACCACCGGTGCCGCGTCTACCGCACATCCGACGCGGGCAAGAGCTGGGAGCCGCTCAGCGCGGGCCTCCCGGCCGACGACCACTACGGCACGGTGCTGCGCGACGCGATGTGCAGCGACGGCCAGGATCCCGCGGGCATCTACTTCGGCAATCGCAACGGCGAGGTGTACGCGTCGGCGGACGACGGGGACAGCTGGCGGGAGTTGGCGTCCCACCTGCCCGACGTACTGTGCGTCAGGGCGGCGGCCATCGGTTGA
- the mmuM gene encoding homocysteine S-methyltransferase, which yields MKLAEALTRRPLVLDGGLSNQLEAAGHDLSDALWSARLLADEPEAIAAAHRAYYEAGADIATTGSYQATFEGFAQHGIDALSTAELLRLSVELARDAGADAGREVWVAASAGPYGAMLADGSEYRGRYGLTVAELERFHRPRLEVLADAEPDVLALETVPDTDEARALLRAVRGLGVPAWLSYTVSGGYTRAGQPLTEAFALAADAEEILAVGVNCCDPQDADAAVRLAARITGKPVVAYPNSGETWDAAARAWRGPAHFTAGRVAGWRDAGARLIGGCCRVGPEMIARVAAELSGNG from the coding sequence GTGAAACTCGCGGAAGCACTGACCCGGCGCCCGCTCGTGCTCGACGGCGGCCTCTCCAACCAGCTGGAGGCCGCCGGGCACGACCTGAGCGATGCCCTGTGGTCGGCGAGGCTGCTGGCCGACGAGCCGGAGGCGATCGCGGCGGCGCACCGCGCGTACTACGAGGCAGGCGCCGACATCGCCACCACGGGGAGCTATCAGGCGACGTTCGAGGGCTTCGCGCAGCACGGCATCGACGCGCTGAGCACTGCCGAACTGCTGCGCCTGAGCGTGGAGCTGGCCCGCGACGCGGGAGCGGACGCGGGCCGCGAGGTGTGGGTGGCCGCGTCCGCGGGACCGTACGGGGCGATGCTCGCGGACGGCTCCGAGTACCGGGGCCGGTACGGCCTGACGGTGGCCGAGCTCGAACGTTTCCACCGCCCGCGCCTGGAGGTCCTGGCCGACGCGGAGCCGGACGTGCTCGCCCTGGAGACGGTGCCGGACACGGACGAGGCGCGGGCCCTGCTGCGGGCCGTGCGCGGCTTGGGGGTGCCCGCCTGGCTCTCGTACACGGTCTCCGGCGGCTACACGCGGGCGGGCCAGCCCTTGACGGAGGCGTTCGCGCTGGCCGCCGACGCCGAGGAGATCCTCGCGGTCGGTGTCAACTGCTGCGACCCCCAGGACGCGGACGCTGCGGTGCGCCTGGCCGCGCGGATCACGGGGAAGCCGGTGGTGGCGTACCCGAACAGCGGCGAGACGTGGGACGCGGCCGCCAGGGCGTGGCGGGGCCCCGCCCACTTCACCGCGGGCCGGGTCGCGGGCTGGCGGGACGCGGGGGCGCGGCTGATCGGAGGATGCTGCCGGGTGGGGCCGGAAATGATCGCGCGGGTGGCTGCGGAGCTGTCCGGCAACGGCTGA